The proteins below come from a single Parageobacillus toebii NBRC 107807 genomic window:
- the cspD gene encoding cold-shock protein CspD, with amino-acid sequence MQRGKVKWFNNEKGYGFIEVEGGSDVFVHFTAIQGEGFKTLEEGQEVSFEIVQGNRGPQAANVVKL; translated from the coding sequence ATGCAACGCGGTAAAGTTAAATGGTTTAACAATGAGAAAGGTTACGGTTTTATCGAAGTAGAAGGCGGTTCTGACGTATTCGTTCACTTCACAGCGATCCAAGGTGAAGGGTTCAAAACTTTGGAAGAAGGTCAAGAAGTTTCTTTCGAAATCGTTCAAGGAAACCGTGGACCTCAAGCTGCTAACGTTGTGAAATTATAA
- a CDS encoding zinc-finger domain-containing protein codes for MREKKVNKRKEILDKLNELQQMYCDGCFLKSTFRKEYGKTYAQSFCINQCTVGEKMRQYGAMLMATPPRSSK; via the coding sequence ATGAGAGAGAAAAAAGTGAACAAACGAAAGGAAATATTAGATAAACTAAATGAATTACAGCAAATGTATTGTGACGGCTGTTTTTTAAAAAGCACGTTTCGAAAAGAATACGGCAAAACATATGCGCAATCATTTTGCATTAACCAATGCACGGTCGGCGAGAAAATGCGGCAGTACGGCGCCATGTTGATGGCAACTCCTCCTCGTTCATCAAAATAA
- the sspO gene encoding small acid-soluble spore protein O: MAKRKANHVIPGMNAASAQGKGAGYNEEFSNEPLTEAQRQNNKKRKKNQ, from the coding sequence ATGGCAAAGCGGAAAGCGAACCATGTTATCCCTGGAATGAACGCGGCAAGTGCTCAAGGAAAAGGTGCCGGCTACAACGAAGAATTTTCTAATGAACCGCTGACAGAAGCACAACGCCAAAACAACAAAAAAAGAAAAAAGAATCAATAA
- a CDS encoding MIP/aquaporin family protein codes for MTAFVAELVGTALLIIFGGGVCAGVNLKKSFAQNSGWIVITMGWGLAVAVAAYAVGQFSGAHLNPALTLALAFNGDFPWADVPKYIAAQMLGAMVGAVIVYLHYLPHWKETDDPGAKLGVFATSPAVPNYFANLISEIIGTFVLVLGILAIGANKFADGLNPFIVGFLIVAIGLSLGGTTGYAINPARDLGPRIVHFLLPIPKKGSSNWPYAWVPVVGPILGGSFGGLFYKAVFLGKMTTEFWYVLIAIIVVLALTFISHGKTSNSYNKAKNAFM; via the coding sequence ATGACCGCGTTTGTTGCAGAACTTGTTGGAACTGCCTTACTTATCATTTTTGGCGGCGGGGTTTGCGCAGGAGTAAACTTAAAAAAATCATTTGCGCAAAATTCCGGATGGATTGTTATTACAATGGGATGGGGGCTGGCTGTAGCGGTAGCGGCATATGCGGTTGGACAATTTAGCGGCGCTCATTTAAATCCAGCGCTAACGCTTGCATTAGCGTTTAACGGGGATTTTCCATGGGCAGATGTGCCAAAATACATTGCCGCACAAATGCTTGGTGCAATGGTTGGCGCTGTCATTGTATATCTTCATTATTTGCCTCATTGGAAAGAAACGGACGACCCTGGCGCAAAACTTGGCGTATTTGCAACAAGTCCTGCTGTTCCAAACTATTTCGCAAACTTAATCAGCGAAATAATTGGCACGTTTGTATTAGTGCTTGGCATTTTAGCCATTGGCGCCAATAAATTTGCCGATGGGCTAAATCCATTTATCGTCGGGTTTCTTATTGTCGCCATTGGTCTTTCCCTTGGCGGAACGACAGGATATGCCATTAACCCGGCGCGGGATTTGGGGCCGCGTATCGTTCACTTTTTGCTTCCGATACCAAAAAAAGGATCATCCAATTGGCCTTACGCATGGGTTCCGGTTGTCGGACCGATTCTTGGCGGTTCGTTTGGCGGTTTATTTTACAAAGCTGTCTTTCTAGGAAAAATGACAACGGAATTTTGGTATGTGCTTATTGCTATAATAGTAGTACTCGCACTGACATTCATCAGCCATGGAAAAACATCGAATAGCTATAATAAAGCAAAAAATGCATTCATGTAA
- the acnA gene encoding aconitate hydratase AcnA: MAKQDVFNARSSFEVNGKKYNYYRLQALEEAGIGNISRLPYSIKVLLESVLRQVDGRVITKEHVENLAKWGTPEMKDIDVPFKPSRVILQDFTGVPAVVDLASMRKAMADMGGDPYEINPEIPVDLVIDHSVQVDRAGTDDALEYNMNLEFQRNAERYKFLKWAQKAFNNYRAVPPATGIVHQVNLEYLANVVHTVEEENGEYVAFPDTLVGTDSHTTMINGLGVLGWGVGGIEAEAGMLGQPSYFPVPEVIGVRLTGKLPNGTTATDLALKVTQVLRKKGVVGKFVEFFGPGVATLPLADRATIANMAPEYGATCGFFPVDAEALDYLRLTGRDEHHVQVVEAYCKANGLFYTPDAPEPIFTDVVEINLSEIEANLSGPKRPQDLIPLSKMKEAFREAVKAPQGNQGFGLTEADLNKEITVTLNGEEVKMKTGAVVIAAITSCTNTSNPYVLIAAGLVAKKAVEKGLQVPKYVKTSLAPGSKVVTGYLRDSGLLPYLEKIGFNIVGYGCTTCIGNSGPLAPELEKAIAENDLLVTSVLSGNRNFEGRIHPLVKGNYLASPPLVVAYALAGTVDIDLLKDPIGKDKDGNDVYFNDIWPSTEEVKEIVKQTVVPELFRKEYERVFDGNPRWNEIETTDEPLYQWDENSTYIQNPPFFEGLSPDVRKVEPLKGLRVIGKFGDSVTTDHISPAGAIGKNTPAGQYLISKGVEPKDFNSYGSRRGNHEVMMRGTFANIRIRNQIAPGTEGGYTTYWPTGEVMTIYDACMKYKQDGTGLVVIAGKDYGMGSSRDWAAKGTFLLGIKTVIAESFERIHRSNLVLMGVLPLQFKEGENAETLGLTGKEVFEVHIDENVKPRDLIKVTATNPDTGETKEFEVIVRFDSEVEIDYYRHGGILPMVLREKLAKTKKVK, translated from the coding sequence ATGGCAAAACAAGACGTTTTCAACGCACGTTCTTCATTTGAAGTGAACGGTAAAAAATATAATTATTACCGTTTACAAGCACTTGAAGAAGCTGGGATCGGTAACATCTCCCGTTTACCGTATTCAATTAAAGTATTGCTAGAATCGGTACTTCGACAAGTAGACGGACGTGTGATCACAAAAGAGCACGTCGAAAACCTTGCAAAATGGGGAACACCGGAGATGAAAGACATCGATGTCCCATTTAAGCCGTCGCGCGTCATTTTGCAAGACTTTACGGGTGTACCAGCAGTTGTTGACTTAGCATCGATGCGTAAAGCGATGGCGGATATGGGCGGAGATCCATATGAAATTAATCCGGAAATTCCGGTTGATCTCGTTATTGACCACTCTGTGCAAGTTGACAGGGCCGGAACGGACGATGCGCTTGAATACAACATGAACTTAGAGTTCCAGCGCAACGCAGAGCGTTATAAATTTTTAAAATGGGCGCAGAAAGCATTTAACAATTATCGGGCTGTTCCGCCAGCAACCGGAATTGTCCATCAAGTAAACTTAGAATACTTGGCTAATGTCGTTCATACTGTGGAAGAGGAAAATGGAGAATACGTAGCGTTTCCAGACACTCTAGTCGGTACGGACTCCCATACAACGATGATTAACGGCCTTGGCGTTCTCGGTTGGGGTGTCGGCGGAATTGAAGCAGAAGCTGGCATGCTCGGACAGCCTTCATACTTCCCTGTACCAGAAGTAATCGGTGTCCGTTTGACTGGAAAATTGCCAAATGGCACAACAGCAACAGACCTTGCTTTAAAAGTAACGCAAGTGCTTCGTAAAAAAGGTGTTGTCGGCAAATTCGTTGAATTCTTCGGACCAGGTGTGGCAACATTGCCGCTTGCAGACCGTGCAACCATTGCAAACATGGCGCCAGAATACGGTGCAACATGCGGTTTCTTCCCAGTCGATGCGGAAGCGCTTGATTATTTGCGCTTAACGGGCCGCGATGAGCACCATGTACAAGTGGTTGAAGCATACTGCAAAGCGAACGGTTTATTCTACACACCGGATGCTCCAGAGCCAATATTTACGGATGTTGTAGAAATTAACCTATCCGAAATCGAAGCAAATCTTTCTGGACCGAAACGTCCGCAAGACTTGATTCCGCTTTCGAAAATGAAAGAAGCGTTCCGTGAAGCGGTAAAAGCTCCGCAAGGAAACCAAGGCTTCGGTTTAACAGAAGCGGATCTCAATAAAGAAATTACGGTAACGTTAAACGGCGAAGAAGTAAAAATGAAAACAGGCGCCGTTGTGATTGCAGCGATTACAAGCTGTACGAATACGTCGAACCCGTACGTATTAATCGCTGCTGGTTTAGTAGCGAAAAAAGCGGTGGAAAAAGGATTGCAAGTTCCGAAATATGTAAAAACATCGCTTGCGCCAGGTTCGAAAGTCGTAACTGGTTACTTGCGGGATTCCGGATTGCTTCCATACCTTGAAAAAATCGGCTTTAATATCGTCGGTTACGGATGCACGACATGTATTGGCAACTCCGGACCGCTTGCGCCAGAGCTTGAAAAAGCGATTGCGGAAAACGACTTGCTTGTGACAAGCGTACTTTCCGGTAACCGTAACTTTGAAGGCCGCATTCATCCGCTAGTCAAAGGCAACTACTTGGCATCGCCGCCGCTTGTTGTCGCATATGCGCTAGCAGGTACGGTAGACATTGACTTGTTAAAAGATCCGATCGGCAAAGATAAAGACGGCAATGACGTTTACTTTAACGACATTTGGCCTTCGACGGAAGAAGTTAAAGAAATCGTTAAGCAAACGGTCGTACCGGAATTGTTCCGCAAAGAATATGAGCGCGTGTTCGACGGAAATCCGCGTTGGAATGAAATCGAAACGACAGACGAACCGCTTTATCAATGGGATGAAAACTCGACTTACATTCAAAATCCGCCGTTCTTTGAAGGATTATCTCCGGATGTTCGCAAAGTCGAACCGCTTAAAGGCTTGCGCGTCATCGGAAAATTCGGCGATTCTGTCACAACCGACCATATTTCGCCGGCCGGAGCGATCGGTAAAAACACGCCAGCTGGCCAATATCTCATCTCTAAAGGTGTCGAACCAAAAGATTTCAACTCTTACGGATCTCGCCGTGGCAACCATGAAGTCATGATGCGCGGTACGTTTGCGAACATTCGCATTCGCAACCAAATTGCTCCTGGCACAGAAGGCGGTTATACGACTTACTGGCCGACAGGCGAAGTCATGACGATTTATGATGCTTGCATGAAATACAAACAAGACGGCACAGGGCTTGTCGTTATTGCCGGCAAAGATTACGGAATGGGAAGCTCCCGTGACTGGGCAGCAAAAGGAACATTCTTGCTTGGCATTAAGACAGTCATCGCGGAAAGCTTCGAGCGCATTCACCGTTCGAACCTTGTATTGATGGGCGTATTGCCGCTTCAATTCAAAGAAGGGGAAAACGCAGAAACGCTAGGTTTAACGGGCAAAGAAGTGTTCGAAGTGCATATTGACGAAAACGTCAAACCGCGTGATTTGATCAAAGTAACGGCAACAAATCCAGATACAGGAGAAACAAAAGAATTCGAAGTAATCGTTCGCTTTGATAGTGAAGTCGAAATCGACTACTATCGCCATGGCGGAATTTTACCGATGGTGTTGCGTGAAAAACTCGCAAAAACAAAAAAAGTAAAATAA
- a CDS encoding DMT family transporter produces MKKQWIADFSLLAVTFVWGATFVIVQNAISFLEPLSFNAIRFILAGLFLFLWLIIFHRSLFRHYTLPLARAGIWMGFWLFSGYAFQTVGLLYTTSSKAGFITGLSVVLVPLFSFLFLKQKPSVNASIGAVLAAVGLYFLTIGDGKWMLNRGDVFVFFCAISFAMHIITTGKYSARYSTMLLTMTQIFTVAVMCTIFAFLFEDETQMWNVAILQKREVWTALLITSLLATTAAFLIQTNFQKYTTATRVALIFAMEPVFAALTAYIWAKEQLTASAIIGCIGILCGMIFAELPITARKMAACKTEANSLRQTK; encoded by the coding sequence TTGAAAAAACAGTGGATAGCGGATTTTAGCCTTCTTGCCGTCACGTTCGTCTGGGGGGCAACATTTGTCATCGTGCAAAACGCGATTTCTTTTCTTGAGCCCCTTTCTTTTAACGCGATTCGCTTTATTTTGGCGGGATTATTTTTATTTTTATGGCTCATCATTTTTCATCGTTCGCTTTTTCGTCATTATACCTTGCCGCTTGCCCGTGCCGGTATATGGATGGGGTTTTGGCTGTTTAGCGGCTATGCATTTCAAACGGTCGGCTTACTATACACAACCTCGTCAAAAGCGGGATTTATTACCGGACTTAGCGTCGTACTCGTGCCGTTATTTTCTTTTCTCTTTCTAAAACAAAAACCATCCGTCAATGCGTCCATTGGTGCGGTGTTGGCGGCAGTCGGCCTTTATTTTTTAACCATCGGCGATGGCAAATGGATGTTAAACCGCGGAGACGTATTTGTCTTTTTTTGCGCGATTTCGTTTGCGATGCACATCATTACTACAGGAAAATATTCGGCGCGTTATTCCACCATGTTATTAACAATGACGCAAATTTTCACTGTTGCGGTGATGTGTACGATTTTTGCCTTTCTTTTTGAAGACGAAACGCAAATGTGGAATGTGGCGATTTTACAAAAACGTGAAGTATGGACAGCCCTTCTCATTACGTCATTGCTTGCGACAACGGCAGCGTTTTTAATTCAAACCAACTTTCAAAAATATACGACAGCTACCCGCGTCGCTCTTATTTTTGCGATGGAGCCTGTATTTGCCGCGCTGACCGCATACATATGGGCGAAAGAACAGCTAACGGCTTCCGCAATTATCGGCTGCATCGGCATTTTGTGCGGAATGATTTTCGCGGAGCTTCCCATTACTGCTCGGAAAATGGCGGCGTGCAAAACGGAGGCTAACTCACTAAGACAAACGAAGTGA
- a CDS encoding sporulation protein — translation MLLRKMMSRIGVGSAYVDLILNKTTFQPGECIEGILHILGGTVEQKIEKLDVEFIQKTLRDGKEIDNVIATIPVAGAFQIEAGQRKQIPFTYQIPDSLPPSQPGISYRFITRLDIEDGVDTLDFDYIQILPR, via the coding sequence ATGTTATTGCGTAAAATGATGTCAAGAATCGGAGTCGGATCGGCGTATGTCGATTTGATTTTAAATAAAACCACATTTCAGCCAGGAGAGTGCATTGAGGGAATTCTTCATATTCTCGGCGGCACGGTGGAACAAAAAATTGAAAAACTGGATGTAGAATTTATCCAAAAAACGCTGCGCGATGGGAAAGAAATCGATAATGTCATCGCGACGATTCCGGTTGCAGGAGCGTTTCAGATCGAGGCAGGACAAAGGAAGCAGATACCGTTTACGTACCAGATACCAGATTCGCTTCCTCCTTCACAGCCTGGAATTTCGTATCGGTTTATCACCCGCTTGGATATTGAGGATGGAGTGGATACGCTAGATTTTGACTATATTCAAATTTTGCCGAGATAA
- the sspL gene encoding small, acid-soluble spore protein L codes for MTKNGGKNRGTKAPGVNPQGFGQDAAFTPDPKSQLENAAKKSNTK; via the coding sequence ATGACAAAGAATGGCGGCAAAAACCGCGGGACAAAAGCTCCTGGCGTGAATCCACAAGGGTTCGGTCAAGATGCGGCATTTACTCCGGATCCAAAAAGCCAACTAGAAAATGCAGCAAAAAAATCGAATACAAAATAA
- a CDS encoding ABC transporter ATP-binding protein translates to MTGKPILEIDHLRVSFRIQDQYYAAVDDVSLTVNENEVVAIVGESGCGKSALALAVMGLHPPQKTKLEGSITFKGTNLLSLSTSQLNKIRGKDIGMIFQDPLTALNPLMTIGRQIEESMDYHTKLSSAEKRQRTLELLKRVGIPNPEKTYHRYPHELSGGMRQRVVIAIAIACEPSLIIADEPTTALDVTIQAQIMGLLKELQQQMKTGIILITHDLGVVAEMADRVAVMYAGEIVELADVETLFHHPLHPYTRSLLQSIPSAQTRKEKLHVIQGIVPSLQKMPRTGCRFKSRISWIDESKHEPNPILREVEPGHWVRCTCYQHFYFPHDHIGDVGHGIS, encoded by the coding sequence TTGACCGGAAAACCAATCTTAGAAATAGATCATTTACGCGTTTCGTTTCGAATTCAAGATCAGTATTATGCAGCGGTTGATGATGTTTCCCTTACGGTGAATGAAAACGAAGTAGTGGCGATCGTTGGAGAGTCGGGGTGCGGAAAAAGCGCTCTGGCACTTGCGGTGATGGGATTGCATCCGCCACAAAAGACAAAATTAGAAGGAAGCATTACATTTAAAGGAACGAATTTATTATCGTTATCTACTTCACAGTTGAACAAAATTCGCGGTAAAGACATCGGAATGATTTTCCAAGACCCATTAACGGCATTGAACCCATTGATGACGATAGGACGACAAATTGAAGAGAGCATGGACTATCATACGAAATTATCCTCGGCGGAAAAACGGCAGCGCACGTTAGAACTGTTAAAACGTGTTGGCATTCCGAATCCGGAAAAAACATATCATCGTTACCCTCATGAACTTTCAGGGGGAATGAGACAGCGGGTTGTGATTGCGATCGCCATTGCTTGCGAACCATCGCTTATCATTGCAGATGAGCCGACAACTGCCTTGGATGTGACGATTCAAGCGCAAATTATGGGACTATTGAAAGAACTGCAGCAACAAATGAAAACCGGCATTATTTTGATTACCCATGATTTAGGGGTAGTTGCGGAAATGGCCGATCGCGTAGCGGTCATGTACGCTGGGGAAATTGTTGAACTGGCAGATGTGGAAACATTATTCCACCATCCGCTTCATCCATATACACGCTCATTATTGCAGTCGATTCCTTCCGCGCAAACTCGTAAAGAAAAACTTCACGTCATTCAAGGAATTGTTCCTTCCTTGCAAAAAATGCCGCGGACGGGCTGTCGATTCAAATCGCGAATTAGCTGGATTGATGAGTCAAAACATGAACCAAATCCAATTTTGCGAGAAGTCGAACCAGGACATTGGGTTCGCTGTACATGTTATCAGCATTTCTACTTTCCACATGATCATATAGGGGACGTGGGCCATGGCATTTCTTAA
- a CDS encoding DUF2564 family protein: MERDIHSGYNDLKQVEMFVETAEKMVGQATMSLDRDMLEGAKQAIANAHDQLSRARRQATGVDEEFLSHYEQKLAKAEHQLNEALR; encoded by the coding sequence ATGGAACGTGACATTCATTCTGGCTATAACGATTTAAAACAAGTAGAAATGTTTGTGGAAACAGCGGAAAAAATGGTAGGTCAAGCAACGATGAGCTTGGATAGAGACATGCTCGAAGGCGCCAAACAAGCGATTGCCAACGCCCACGATCAGCTTTCGCGCGCACGCCGGCAAGCAACTGGCGTTGATGAAGAATTTTTATCACATTATGAACAAAAACTTGCTAAGGCGGAACATCAATTAAATGAGGCATTACGATAA